One window from the genome of Gimesia aquarii encodes:
- a CDS encoding DUF6797 domain-containing protein, whose product MMKIQQCVGITIASLLLIISNLFGETSDKPVPSIYAKQNLVAWCIVPFDGKKRGPAERAAMCAKLGLKKIAYDWRQEHIPTFEQEILEYKKHGLEYFAFWGEHEAAFKLFKKHDLHPQIWVTLRGPDKGTQKQRIQMAAKQLLPLVRRTAKMGSKLGLYNHGGWGGEPENLVAVCEYLKKHHDAQHVGIVYNQHHAHSRIDDFAKILALMKPHLLCLNLNGMTREGDKHGKKILPLGEGEYDVALLKTIKDSGYSGPIGIIGHTQDDVEQRLQDNLDGLEWIIPQLDGTPPAPKPKLRTWSPRKNGSKVSAIQLEGRIEYRKPPITVECRILLPRQDVYNIIVASDTKKSGAHWELFSMVQSGMFTAYTPGLIPDHTYSKAMICDGKPHTVAMVYELNRIQLFVDGKVVATQNVKPNGMTVIPGGLAIGSLVENGLGCTGAIEWVRISRTARHQPWDQFTAPPKDAYTLLNWKRGIPVENHQKAVHVHSHNHRHSITARSARPLGKTPNYSPELVEKLLDQTNSHGNAARGLMVFSAAKSACLSCHKIGKHGGTVGPDLTEIGKQRKSHEIIESVLWPKRHTKREYIAHVVLTADGRTHTGYIINKDEKELVLRDPTKGLNHKVVIPINEVELQRETGSLMPENLTAAMSEQQLHDLLRLLINLGHSNGIPITQIDSVLHHAHAHLHGAASFPFNRKPLQPEHWPHWEHHVNRNRIYDFYAKQADYFIGQAKSGKPAPSLLMDHPGLDGGTLGHWGNQNETTWASDAWSKVKLGSVQAGIFRGAGITVPRGVCVQLGEQGEMACCFNPETLSYDLVWKDGFLNFSSVRHGFLHGVTMDGTVVPNSSHGLGPNGKKIDEPFRYEGFYRIGNRVAFSYRIGKTHFLDSPWIEDGKFVRQVAPFTEHPLASQLKNNSQQWPQTFKTAIKHGNMSPYTIDTIELPVKNPWNIPIFGGGLGFRRDGTAFVCTMHGDVWRVTGFRYPSKAATWKRFASGLHHCQGMIIDDDGIFVLCRDQITLLKDLNHDGEADYYHCFSNAFKTSDKGHDFICGLERDADGHFYTSSGNQGIVRISPDGQRADIMATGFRNPDGIGLTADGMITVPCSEGSWTPASMICAFHPGQHLGKAKSKIPYFGYGGPQNDRPPALPLVYLPRGLDNSSGGQQTVRSDRWGPLRDQLLHFSFGMGSHFLVLRDEVEGQVQGAVVPLPGEFLSGVHRGRFSEYDGQLYVTGMQGWGSYTPETGCFQRVRYTGDSVQLPVGFKVFKNGILLKYSAPLDTEIAEQPVNHLAQCWNYRYSGAYGSPEFSTRHMGMRGHDLVAIKSAHVVGDDQSLFLEMPDLQPVNQLHLKIQTNQQHSHELFATVHKLSQHSFIEGPKLDPLEGKLINPHPILADLALVKHRVPNPYKKPLKGARKITIETGSNLSFATRSFKVKPGERIEFILVNPDVVPHNWALVKPGTLQRVGELSNHLVSDPNAVARHYIPESSDVLCYTDVVLPKDRFTIFFKAPDQPGRYPFLCTFPGHWLVMNGEMVVSD is encoded by the coding sequence ATGATGAAAATCCAGCAATGTGTAGGAATAACAATTGCCAGCCTGCTTTTGATTATATCGAACTTGTTTGGAGAAACATCAGACAAACCAGTTCCCAGTATTTATGCAAAACAGAATCTGGTCGCCTGGTGTATCGTACCCTTTGATGGAAAAAAACGTGGACCAGCTGAGCGAGCAGCAATGTGTGCTAAGCTCGGTCTGAAGAAGATTGCCTATGACTGGCGTCAGGAGCATATACCCACCTTTGAACAGGAGATTCTGGAATACAAAAAACACGGATTAGAGTACTTCGCTTTTTGGGGTGAGCACGAAGCCGCCTTCAAATTGTTTAAAAAACATGATCTACATCCTCAAATATGGGTGACGCTTCGCGGGCCAGATAAAGGGACTCAGAAGCAGAGAATCCAGATGGCAGCAAAACAACTGCTACCGCTTGTTAGACGTACGGCAAAGATGGGATCAAAACTAGGCCTCTACAATCACGGCGGGTGGGGAGGCGAACCGGAAAACCTTGTAGCCGTTTGTGAATACCTCAAAAAACACCATGATGCACAACATGTGGGTATCGTTTATAACCAACACCACGCGCACAGCCGAATCGACGACTTTGCAAAAATCCTCGCATTGATGAAACCACATTTACTTTGTTTGAATTTAAACGGTATGACACGTGAGGGGGACAAACATGGAAAGAAGATTTTGCCCTTGGGAGAAGGTGAATATGATGTTGCATTACTGAAAACCATTAAGGATTCAGGTTATAGCGGGCCAATCGGAATTATTGGGCATACACAGGATGACGTCGAGCAAAGATTACAAGATAACCTGGATGGGCTTGAATGGATCATCCCTCAGCTCGATGGTACTCCCCCTGCACCGAAACCGAAGTTACGCACCTGGTCACCAAGGAAGAATGGTTCTAAAGTTTCAGCGATTCAACTTGAAGGTCGAATTGAATACCGTAAACCGCCGATTACGGTTGAGTGTCGCATTCTGCTGCCTCGTCAAGATGTCTATAACATCATTGTGGCCAGCGATACCAAAAAATCAGGCGCCCATTGGGAACTCTTTTCAATGGTTCAGAGTGGTATGTTCACCGCATACACACCGGGATTGATTCCCGATCATACTTACTCAAAAGCCATGATCTGCGATGGGAAACCACATACCGTTGCCATGGTTTATGAATTAAATCGGATTCAACTTTTTGTAGATGGAAAAGTTGTTGCCACTCAAAATGTAAAACCGAATGGAATGACAGTAATTCCTGGTGGATTGGCCATTGGTAGTCTCGTTGAAAATGGTCTTGGTTGTACTGGTGCAATCGAATGGGTTCGCATCAGTCGTACAGCACGTCATCAACCCTGGGATCAGTTTACTGCACCACCCAAAGATGCTTATACTTTACTCAACTGGAAGCGTGGAATACCTGTCGAGAACCATCAAAAGGCCGTCCACGTCCATTCTCACAACCACAGGCACTCTATTACTGCTCGTTCAGCAAGACCATTGGGCAAAACTCCCAATTATTCACCAGAGCTTGTTGAAAAACTACTTGATCAAACTAATTCACATGGGAATGCTGCCCGTGGTTTGATGGTGTTTTCGGCGGCAAAGTCGGCCTGTCTCAGTTGTCATAAAATCGGCAAACATGGAGGCACTGTTGGTCCAGATCTAACGGAAATCGGGAAACAGCGTAAATCTCATGAGATTATCGAGTCGGTATTGTGGCCGAAACGGCATACGAAACGTGAATATATTGCGCATGTTGTCCTGACTGCTGATGGTCGAACACATACAGGTTATATCATCAATAAGGATGAAAAAGAGCTTGTACTCCGCGATCCCACCAAGGGACTCAATCATAAAGTTGTGATTCCCATCAATGAAGTTGAACTTCAACGCGAGACCGGCTCACTCATGCCTGAGAACCTGACTGCAGCGATGTCGGAACAACAGTTACATGACTTATTACGACTACTTATCAATCTCGGGCATTCAAACGGAATCCCGATTACACAAATCGATTCGGTGCTCCATCATGCCCATGCACATCTACATGGAGCAGCATCGTTCCCATTCAATCGTAAGCCTCTTCAGCCTGAGCATTGGCCGCATTGGGAGCACCATGTCAACCGTAATCGCATCTATGACTTTTATGCCAAACAGGCTGATTATTTCATAGGACAGGCCAAGTCAGGTAAACCTGCCCCCAGTTTATTAATGGATCATCCAGGACTCGATGGTGGGACACTCGGACATTGGGGAAATCAAAACGAAACGACATGGGCCAGTGATGCCTGGTCGAAAGTCAAACTTGGTTCAGTGCAAGCAGGCATATTTAGAGGTGCCGGGATTACTGTACCACGTGGAGTGTGTGTGCAACTCGGTGAACAGGGAGAGATGGCCTGCTGTTTCAATCCTGAAACACTGTCATATGATCTCGTCTGGAAAGACGGCTTCTTAAATTTTTCTTCAGTACGTCATGGATTTCTGCACGGAGTAACTATGGATGGGACTGTTGTTCCTAATTCAAGTCACGGTCTGGGGCCAAATGGTAAAAAAATTGATGAGCCATTTCGCTATGAAGGTTTTTACCGTATCGGAAATCGTGTTGCATTTTCGTATCGGATCGGAAAGACACATTTCCTGGATTCGCCCTGGATTGAAGATGGCAAATTTGTGCGGCAAGTTGCTCCATTCACAGAGCATCCATTGGCCAGTCAGCTTAAAAACAATTCTCAGCAGTGGCCTCAAACGTTTAAAACGGCGATTAAGCATGGCAACATGTCTCCATATACAATTGATACGATAGAACTTCCTGTAAAGAATCCCTGGAACATTCCGATATTTGGTGGCGGCCTTGGTTTTCGTCGCGATGGGACAGCTTTTGTTTGCACAATGCATGGTGATGTTTGGCGTGTTACTGGTTTCAGGTATCCATCAAAAGCTGCAACCTGGAAGCGGTTTGCTTCTGGATTGCACCATTGCCAAGGGATGATCATAGATGATGATGGTATTTTTGTCTTATGCCGCGATCAAATCACATTATTGAAAGACCTGAATCATGACGGGGAAGCTGATTATTACCATTGTTTTAGTAATGCTTTCAAAACGTCAGACAAAGGGCATGATTTTATTTGCGGGTTAGAACGGGATGCGGATGGCCATTTTTATACGTCGTCTGGCAACCAGGGCATTGTTCGTATTTCACCAGATGGGCAACGTGCCGATATCATGGCGACAGGTTTTCGGAACCCGGATGGCATTGGTTTGACTGCAGATGGAATGATTACGGTACCTTGTTCAGAAGGCAGTTGGACTCCTGCATCAATGATTTGTGCCTTTCATCCTGGTCAGCACCTGGGGAAAGCGAAATCAAAGATTCCCTATTTTGGCTATGGAGGTCCGCAAAATGATCGACCACCGGCACTTCCGCTTGTTTATTTACCGCGTGGTCTAGACAACTCATCAGGAGGCCAACAAACAGTACGCAGTGATCGTTGGGGGCCTTTGAGAGATCAGTTATTGCACTTCTCATTTGGTATGGGATCACATTTTCTGGTCTTACGCGATGAAGTTGAGGGTCAAGTCCAGGGCGCGGTGGTTCCTTTGCCAGGTGAGTTTCTTTCAGGTGTGCACCGGGGACGTTTCAGCGAATACGATGGTCAACTCTATGTTACCGGGATGCAGGGTTGGGGCAGTTATACACCTGAAACGGGATGTTTCCAACGCGTTCGTTACACGGGGGATTCTGTGCAATTACCTGTTGGTTTCAAGGTGTTTAAGAATGGTATTTTATTGAAATATTCTGCTCCATTGGACACAGAAATCGCAGAACAGCCTGTCAATCATTTGGCACAATGCTGGAACTATCGTTACAGCGGGGCATATGGCTCTCCAGAATTTTCGACTCGGCATATGGGTATGCGGGGTCACGATCTTGTTGCAATCAAGTCTGCACATGTTGTGGGTGATGACCAGTCTCTCTTTCTCGAGATGCCTGACCTGCAACCGGTCAATCAACTACACCTGAAGATCCAAACGAATCAGCAACACTCGCATGAGTTGTTTGCCACTGTGCATAAACTTTCGCAGCATTCTTTTATTGAGGGGCCAAAATTAGATCCCTTAGAGGGAAAGCTGATCAATCCACACCCTATTCTTGCTGATTTAGCTTTGGTGAAGCACCGCGTCCCCAACCCCTATAAAAAACCTTTAAAAGGAGCCAGAAAAATTACGATTGAGACGGGTAGTAATTTGTCTTTTGCAACACGTTCTTTCAAAGTAAAGCCAGGTGAACGAATCGAGTTTATACTTGTGAATCCCGATGTGGTTCCGCATAACTGGGCATTAGTTAAGCCTGGCACACTACAACGTGTCGGGGAACTCTCAAATCATTTGGTATCCGATCCTAATGCGGTAGCGCGTCATTACATTCCTGAATCGAGTGATGTATTGTGCTATACTGACGTGGTTTTGCCAAAAGATCGTTTTACGATTTTTTTCAAAGCTCCTGACCAACCTGGTAGGTACCCGTTCCTTTGCACTTTTCCGGGACATTGGCTGGTTATGAATGGTGAAATGGTCGTAAGTGACTAG
- a CDS encoding GntR family transcriptional regulator, with translation MNTTGLNAQIKRTSLVDAVYESLLEAIVSGGLAPGAELNSVELAQQLEVSRTPVKEAIKLLIHDGLVEQVNNHKARVAQFTSQDICEIYELREQLEGAAVEKVTQSIDEKVLNQLRSESELLLQTYGELSWASKAVNYDIRFHTILATESGNRRLLKEIMRYRLLVRGFCRMTGSEETLLQALKEHIVIIEAIESREPLLARQAMVSHIQARKETVLEQLFTEE, from the coding sequence ATGAATACGACAGGCTTGAATGCTCAAATCAAGCGGACCTCTCTGGTTGATGCAGTCTATGAGTCGCTTTTGGAAGCGATCGTATCTGGTGGTTTAGCACCTGGCGCTGAGTTAAACAGTGTCGAATTGGCCCAACAATTGGAAGTGAGCCGTACACCTGTGAAGGAAGCCATCAAGTTACTGATTCATGATGGGCTTGTAGAGCAGGTCAATAATCATAAAGCACGAGTCGCCCAATTTACCAGTCAGGATATTTGCGAGATTTATGAGCTGCGCGAACAACTGGAAGGAGCGGCAGTCGAGAAGGTAACTCAGTCCATTGATGAAAAAGTGTTAAATCAATTACGAAGTGAATCTGAGTTACTGCTACAGACATATGGTGAATTATCCTGGGCATCGAAAGCTGTTAACTACGATATTCGATTTCACACAATACTTGCTACTGAAAGTGGAAATAGACGATTGTTAAAGGAAATCATGCGTTATCGGTTATTAGTTCGCGGTTTTTGTCGAATGACAGGTTCTGAAGAAACACTACTGCAGGCTCTTAAAGAACACATCGTGATAATTGAAGCAATTGAGTCAAGGGAACCTCTATTAGCTCGTCAGGCAATGGTTTCTCATATTCAAGCCCGAAAAGAGACTGTTTTAGAGCAGCTGTTTACTGAAGAATAA
- a CDS encoding alpha/beta fold hydrolase, with translation MISENRFDRWGVDLNYATSPSNGSPLLLLHGVTRRWQTFLPVMTDLVIDWQLFAPDFRGHGKSSNSEAGYLVTDYVLDMITFTKQFNHPFVIYGHSLGAMVAAALAATLPEQVRAVILEDPPLHTMGNRISESNLLDLFNGFLQFAGDQRNLDQIINDLSQQKLRNPQTGKEVTLGNVRDEASLRFTASCLQELDPEVLTPILAGQWLKGYETELIFRRIRCPILLIQADTSAGGMLNDDDATQIESWSKAVSRIKLTKVDHLIHWSATQKLINAIMEFLKSVSQD, from the coding sequence ATGATCTCAGAAAATCGTTTTGATCGATGGGGAGTGGACCTGAACTATGCAACCAGTCCCTCAAATGGTTCTCCATTGCTTTTGTTACATGGAGTCACGAGACGCTGGCAAACATTTCTTCCTGTCATGACCGACCTTGTAATTGACTGGCAGCTTTTTGCCCCCGACTTTCGTGGTCATGGAAAATCGTCAAACTCCGAGGCAGGGTATCTGGTTACTGATTATGTTCTTGATATGATCACATTCACAAAGCAGTTTAACCACCCATTTGTCATTTATGGACACTCACTGGGGGCGATGGTGGCAGCGGCTCTGGCAGCTACATTACCAGAACAAGTTCGCGCCGTGATTCTTGAAGACCCACCACTACATACAATGGGTAATCGTATTTCAGAATCAAACTTACTCGACCTCTTTAATGGCTTTCTTCAATTTGCAGGTGACCAACGTAACCTCGATCAAATCATTAATGACTTATCGCAACAAAAACTACGAAATCCACAGACTGGCAAAGAAGTAACATTAGGCAATGTTCGAGATGAAGCTTCACTTCGTTTCACAGCAAGTTGCCTTCAAGAACTTGATCCCGAAGTACTGACTCCTATTCTTGCAGGGCAATGGCTTAAAGGATATGAAACCGAATTAATTTTTCGTCGAATTCGGTGCCCGATATTGCTTATTCAAGCTGATACCTCAGCAGGGGGAATGTTGAACGATGACGACGCAACACAAATCGAATCCTGGTCGAAAGCTGTTTCGCGCATCAAACTAACGAAGGTTGATCATTTAATTCATTGGTCAGCCACGCAAAAGCTTATCAATGCAATCATGGAATTTCTCAAATCTGTATCACAGGATTGA
- a CDS encoding metal-dependent hydrolase family protein translates to MKIATTRMLIKNGQVVDGTGTPPITDGAVLIDDGSISFVGKTTELPEMASDTTEIDANGGTIMPGLVEAHFHPTYFNVAALEDLDIKYPVEYVTLLASTNAKLALECGYTAARSGGSLFNIDVWMKKAIENDLISGPRLAASGREICGAGGLMDWNPEFRKIGMEGLILLINGADEARAAVRKLLKDGVEWVKTYPTGDAAAADANDHHTLCMTFDEMHAVVETAHNHNMKVTGHCRATEGIKNALLAGYDTLEHGTFIDNETLDLLLARDVPVVPALYFEQASIDRGVEFGMSQAVIDGHKETLEGGAESARRILAAGGRVGMGGDYGFAWNPHGDYAKELEFFVNYVGFKPLDVIKCATQTGAEIMGRGEEFGTLTPGKLGDVLVVDGDVVSDISLLQDRKRFIAVIQGGIVKSGQARGIFATQNS, encoded by the coding sequence ATGAAGATCGCGACGACTCGTATGCTCATCAAAAATGGACAGGTGGTTGATGGAACAGGAACTCCTCCCATTACCGATGGTGCAGTCTTGATTGATGACGGTTCTATTTCATTCGTTGGCAAGACAACGGAATTACCAGAAATGGCAAGTGATACCACCGAAATTGATGCTAATGGTGGAACGATCATGCCAGGTCTGGTTGAAGCTCATTTTCATCCAACCTATTTCAATGTTGCAGCTCTGGAAGATCTCGACATTAAATATCCTGTTGAATATGTCACGCTGCTTGCTTCCACAAATGCGAAGCTAGCCCTCGAATGCGGGTATACGGCCGCGCGCAGTGGTGGGAGCCTGTTTAATATCGATGTCTGGATGAAAAAAGCGATTGAAAATGATCTGATTTCCGGCCCACGTTTGGCTGCAAGTGGTCGCGAAATCTGTGGTGCAGGCGGATTGATGGACTGGAATCCTGAATTCCGTAAAATCGGAATGGAAGGATTAATTTTATTGATCAATGGCGCGGACGAAGCGCGGGCTGCAGTACGTAAGCTGCTCAAAGATGGTGTTGAATGGGTCAAAACTTACCCCACGGGTGATGCTGCGGCAGCCGATGCTAATGACCACCATACCCTATGCATGACTTTTGACGAAATGCATGCAGTTGTTGAAACCGCTCATAATCACAATATGAAAGTAACTGGCCACTGCCGCGCGACAGAGGGCATTAAGAATGCACTATTAGCTGGTTATGACACACTTGAACATGGAACATTTATTGATAATGAAACCCTGGACTTACTATTAGCACGAGACGTACCTGTCGTTCCAGCACTCTATTTTGAACAGGCAAGCATCGACCGAGGTGTTGAATTTGGTATGTCTCAAGCCGTCATCGATGGCCATAAAGAAACACTCGAAGGTGGAGCAGAAAGTGCGCGCCGCATTCTTGCTGCAGGAGGGCGAGTGGGGATGGGAGGCGACTATGGGTTCGCCTGGAACCCACATGGTGACTATGCAAAAGAATTGGAATTCTTCGTAAATTACGTGGGATTCAAGCCGCTGGATGTCATCAAGTGCGCCACGCAAACCGGTGCCGAAATTATGGGACGCGGCGAAGAATTCGGCACACTCACACCAGGCAAACTCGGTGATGTACTAGTTGTTGATGGTGACGTCGTATCTGATATTTCTCTACTTCAAGACCGCAAACGGTTTATTGCTGTCATACAGGGGGGGATCGTCAAGAGTGGCCAGGCTCGCGGAATTTTCGCAACTCAGAATTCTTAG
- a CDS encoding BPL-N domain-containing protein, whose protein sequence is MSLLRVTAFVFALLFLQITLFANSFEYLKRSSQKSGPTIAVIGYQSEAGNAGVHALSQIATWEISRGTLVVFRESDSSELIHKKQIARLGNRSQWTESVNKILEEVKPDWVIQLSESFDAKSLISESHGSTIYGQGNVANLPKLVSEMSRAAEVAGLKDEPKWKHHILEMKDVELPQMISVVTSAKHPQKRRLWVRSRQQRAAVHELLSRLEMRAEGSSYDDIMPNHREQGKIRLAIYHGPGAVSSSGHDPVWIQHTLRFVPGFQTSLIGPVEIQAGKLSQFDVLLVGGGLSNRQSKGLGRRGRDSIKKFVKAGGGYVGICAGMFLACSSSDYRLGLLPIDSASCSGIGKIKLDFDADREIQIKGTYPAKFSGGPVKVRKLDPSEKNVKILAYFRSEPLEKTTSRKLTDSPAIVSGNYGKGRVLLFSPHCERAPGPRSAFVNAIHWAAKSKDSPRSDRGS, encoded by the coding sequence ATGAGTTTACTCCGAGTTACAGCATTTGTTTTCGCACTTCTATTTCTGCAGATTACTTTATTCGCTAATTCTTTTGAGTATCTAAAACGTTCTTCACAGAAATCGGGACCAACGATTGCCGTGATTGGTTATCAATCCGAGGCTGGAAATGCCGGGGTACACGCTCTTTCTCAAATTGCAACTTGGGAAATATCAAGAGGAACACTTGTTGTTTTTCGAGAAAGTGATTCCTCTGAGTTAATTCATAAAAAACAGATCGCTCGATTGGGAAATCGCAGTCAATGGACTGAATCTGTTAATAAGATTTTGGAAGAGGTCAAGCCCGATTGGGTTATTCAGCTTTCTGAATCATTTGATGCAAAATCTCTCATTAGCGAATCCCATGGTTCAACGATCTATGGTCAAGGAAATGTTGCCAATTTACCCAAACTAGTTTCAGAGATGAGTCGTGCTGCTGAAGTCGCTGGATTAAAAGACGAGCCCAAATGGAAGCACCATATCCTGGAAATGAAAGATGTCGAATTACCACAAATGATTTCTGTTGTTACCTCAGCGAAACATCCCCAAAAGAGGCGTCTATGGGTTCGATCACGGCAGCAGCGAGCTGCAGTACATGAGTTATTAAGTAGATTGGAGATGAGAGCAGAAGGTTCTTCATATGATGACATCATGCCTAACCATCGAGAACAAGGAAAAATTCGCTTAGCGATTTATCACGGGCCAGGAGCGGTCAGTAGTAGTGGCCATGACCCGGTTTGGATTCAACATACACTAAGGTTTGTACCAGGTTTCCAAACGTCTCTTATCGGTCCTGTTGAAATTCAAGCTGGAAAACTGTCTCAGTTTGATGTTCTGCTGGTTGGAGGTGGGCTCTCAAATCGTCAGTCGAAGGGACTCGGGAGACGGGGGCGTGATTCTATCAAGAAGTTTGTCAAAGCAGGAGGTGGCTATGTCGGAATCTGTGCAGGTATGTTTTTAGCTTGTTCCTCGTCTGATTATCGTCTCGGTCTATTGCCAATTGATTCCGCATCCTGTTCTGGAATAGGAAAAATAAAGCTTGACTTTGATGCTGATAGAGAAATCCAGATAAAAGGAACGTATCCAGCCAAATTTTCTGGAGGTCCTGTCAAAGTTCGTAAATTAGATCCTTCTGAAAAGAATGTCAAAATACTGGCTTATTTCCGGTCAGAACCACTTGAGAAAACCACGAGTCGTAAATTGACTGACTCTCCGGCTATTGTCAGTGGGAATTATGGAAAAGGACGTGTGTTACTATTCAGCCCACATTGCGAGCGCGCTCCAGGCCCTCGATCTGCTTTTGTAAACGCAATTCATTGGGCAGCAAAATCAAAAGACTCTCCAAGATCAGATAGAGGGTCTTAA
- a CDS encoding M14-type cytosolic carboxypeptidase — translation MSRICYFLSGFLLFGMILPAQLKAEKLVVTSDFEGGSAQVTEIDQRKRAITIRPAGDPQFGWPCWWYFQVTGITPGEEISVTVDASDLKQANGRKFSAIWALPNQAAFSTNQKEWQQTPLGIRNKETCQWKVKIDANNVWFAWGPPFIPTDAQELVKELSKKHAHATAFELCKTRAGRAVPALSVIQAKHEKDAQRMVIWVQARQHAWESGGSWVGRGFIKWAVSDDPQAVSLREKADIYFVPIMDIDNVATGNGGKSQVPHDHNRDWTKTSRWNSVKSAMQYLKEFDQAKRLVLFVDLHNPGANSKLPFFYVAPPELSTKRGGQLQAAFIAACRREMKTPFRLSKSTPSTGPKYDKRWKAISSNWVRSETHEYVVGITLETCWNTPHSTTAGYMAVGKQLGRGITRYLENDPRKSHDFD, via the coding sequence ATGTCAAGGATATGTTATTTCCTTAGCGGATTCCTGCTATTTGGTATGATACTACCAGCCCAGCTGAAGGCGGAAAAGCTGGTTGTCACATCTGACTTTGAAGGCGGATCAGCACAAGTCACCGAAATTGATCAAAGGAAACGAGCAATAACTATTCGTCCGGCCGGTGATCCCCAATTTGGCTGGCCTTGCTGGTGGTACTTTCAAGTCACTGGTATCACACCAGGTGAAGAGATCTCAGTCACAGTCGATGCGAGTGATCTGAAACAAGCGAATGGCAGAAAATTTTCCGCTATTTGGGCGCTACCAAATCAAGCAGCATTTAGTACGAATCAAAAAGAGTGGCAACAGACTCCACTTGGGATACGAAACAAGGAAACGTGCCAGTGGAAAGTAAAAATCGACGCAAATAACGTCTGGTTTGCTTGGGGGCCTCCCTTTATTCCCACGGATGCCCAGGAGTTAGTGAAGGAGTTGAGCAAGAAGCATGCGCATGCAACTGCGTTTGAATTGTGCAAGACCAGGGCTGGTCGTGCAGTCCCGGCTCTTTCTGTAATACAAGCGAAACATGAAAAAGACGCTCAAAGAATGGTGATTTGGGTTCAGGCACGCCAGCATGCCTGGGAATCTGGTGGCAGTTGGGTTGGTCGTGGTTTTATTAAATGGGCTGTGAGTGATGATCCCCAGGCGGTAAGTCTGAGAGAAAAAGCTGACATTTATTTTGTACCGATTATGGACATAGATAACGTGGCAACTGGTAATGGTGGAAAATCACAGGTCCCCCACGATCATAATCGAGATTGGACGAAAACATCGCGGTGGAACTCAGTCAAATCAGCCATGCAATATCTCAAAGAATTTGACCAGGCAAAACGGCTGGTTTTGTTTGTCGATTTACATAATCCAGGGGCAAATTCGAAACTTCCTTTCTTTTACGTAGCACCGCCAGAGCTTTCTACAAAAAGAGGGGGTCAACTTCAGGCTGCATTTATTGCAGCCTGCCGCAGGGAAATGAAAACGCCCTTTCGATTAAGTAAAAGCACTCCCTCGACAGGGCCAAAATATGACAAACGCTGGAAAGCAATTTCCAGTAATTGGGTCAGAAGTGAAACACACGAGTATGTGGTGGGAATTACGTTGGAGACTTGCTGGAATACGCCACATAGTACTACTGCTGGCTATATGGCAGTCGGCAAACAATTAGGGCGAGGTATCACACGCTATTTAGAAAATGATCCTCGGAAGTCCCATGATTTTGACTGA